From one Anopheles cruzii chromosome 3, idAnoCruzAS_RS32_06, whole genome shotgun sequence genomic stretch:
- the LOC128271746 gene encoding putative aminopeptidase W07G4.4 codes for MGIESYLPCLLQPVTSLERAALERDQYDTICVIDGGAAELAASPPLAGLFARQRSFDAAFESELSCFRCEELGCRVVFSPVGELGDFDDVRRFAEAAQAAVGRAIKAGAMKPVLLLPNAVERFGDAALVALLGALHQLYVPLQLREDVPEKSHRFRSVGVYHPDAGQVKGLLRTVQTLEVGRFVARDIGGGDPERMAPPRVVEYVLGAFGSGGPVRVSVIEDPAVFERDYPLFQAVNRAAGTVKRHSGRIIFLEYKPPNAARKTVGLIGKGVTYDTGGADIKAGGIMAGMSRDKCGAAAVAGFMKVVEQLQPKDIHVVGVMCMVRNSVGEECYVSDEIITSRAGLRIRVGNTDAEGRMAMADALCQMKERFVSERAADPHLFTIATLTGHAVLAVGNSAIVMDNGPARAADHGLRLQREGEKVGDPFEVSVLRKEDFDFHKGKAYGEDVLQANNLPSSRTPRGHQGPAAFLMMATGLDKCGLKSSYPIKYSHLDIAGSAGDVPDTPTGSPVLALARTHLL; via the exons ATGGGCATCGAAAG CTATCTGCCCTGTCTGCTGCAGCCGGTGACTTCGCTGGAGCGAGCGGCGTTGGAACGGGACCAGTACGACACGATCTGTGTGATCGATGGCGGTGCGGCCGAGTTGGCCGCGTCGCCCCCGCTGGCCGGCCTGTTCGCTCGCCAACGGTCCTTCGACGCCGCGTTCGAGTCGGAACTgagctgcttccggtgcgaGGAGCTTGGCTGCCGTGTCGTCTTCAGTCCGGTCGGCGAGCTGGGCGATTTCGACGATGTACGGCGCTTCGCGGAAGCCGCCCAAGCCGCGGTGGGGCGGGCGATTAAGGCGGGTGCCATGAAGccggttctgctgctgccgaacgCGGTCGAGCGGTTCGGCGATGCGGCCCTGGTCGCGCTGCTAGGAGCGCTCCACCAGCTGTACGTGCCGCTGCAGCTCCGGGAGGACGTGCCGGAGAAGAGCCACCGGTTCCGCAGCGTCGGCGTGTACCATCCGGATGCGGGCCAGGTGAAGGGGTTGCTGCGCACCGTGCAGACGCTAGAGGTGGGTCGGTTCGTGGCCCGGGAcatcggtggtggcgatccGGAGCGTATGGCACCGCCGCGGGTGGTCGAGTACGTGCTGGGTGCGTTTGGTTCCGGCGGTCCGGTACGGGTCAGCGTCATCGAGGATCCGGCCGTGTTCGAGCGGGATTATCCACTCTTCCAGGCGGTCAACCGTGCGGCCGGCACCGTTAAGCGCCACTCGGGGCGCATCATCTTCCTGGAGTACAAACCACCGAATGCAGCCCGCAAAACGGTCGGGTTGATCGGCAAGGGCGTCACGTACGATACCGGCGGTGCCGACATCAAGGCGGGCGGTATAATGGCCGGCATGAGCCGCGACAAGTGCGGGGCGGCTGCCGTGGCCGGGTTCATGAAGGTGGTCGAACAGCTGCAACCGAAGGACATCCACGTGGTCGGCGTGATGTGCATGGTGCGCAACTCGGTCGGCGAAGAATGCTACGTTTCGGACGAGATTATCACGTCACGGGCCGGGCTGCGCATCCGGGTCGGGAACACGGACGCCGAGGGCCGCATGGCCATGGCGGACGCACTCTGCCAGATGAAGGAACGGTTCGTGAGTGAGCGGGCTGCCGATCCGCACCTATTCACGATCGCCACACTCACCGGGCACGCCGTGCTCGCCGTTGGCAACAGTGCCATCGTCATGGATAAtgggccggcccgggccgcggACCATGGGCTGCGGCTGCAACGGGAGGGAGAAAAGGTCGGCGACCCGTTCGAGGTGTCGGTCCTGCGCAAGGAGGACTTCGATTTCCACAAGGGCAAAGCCTACGGCGAAGACGTTCTGCAGGCCAACAATCTCCCGTCCAGCCGTACTCCGCGTGGACATCAG GGACCGGCCGCTTTTCTCATGATGGCGACCGGGCTGGACAAGTGCGGTCTGAAGTCTTCCTATCCGATCAAGTATTCGCATCTGGATATTGCTGGCAGTGCCGGCGACGTGCCCGACACTCCGACGGGCTCTCCGGTGCTGGCACTGGCTCGCACCCATCTGCTGTGA
- the LOC128273188 gene encoding protein BCCIP homolog → MTSKRVKVEAEEEDEQPVDTKSESDNSSEEENEEAVDGDEGIVVDFEGRIPIDSDLDGIKQMLGQLFVKAHVDLTELARVIIGQNYVGSVLQQSFNEDEDEDDDEDDTVSVFGVTTVINLSNKQDLASVRQLQKLIFEKAEKYATELVLQQFREALESGTKTTGLLVNERFINIPAAVFVPLSENLLKEMERARTKGMPYSFDYYLMFVKYYQQAGSGETPAEVIYTNDEEEYFIKESYASFDYSVQKETTTALAGQWQKKDEELQPFRKVLLVEASKLPDIVATIKNLVASVTNK, encoded by the exons ATGACCAGTAAAAGGGTTAAAGTTGAAGCTGAGGAGGAGGATGAGCAGCCGGTGGACACGAAAAGTGAAAGCGATAACTCCAGTGAAGAGGAAAATGAAGAAGCCGTCGATGGAGACGAG GGAATTGTGGTGGATTTTGAAGGCAGAATCCCAATCGACTCGGATTTGGACGGCATAAAACAGATGCTGGGACAGCTTTTTGTGAAAGCCCACGTTGACCTGACCGAGCTCGCCAGAGTCATTATTG GGCAAAACTACGTCGGCAGCGTCCTCCAACAATCGTTCAAtgaagacgaagacgaggacgatgatgaagacGACACGGTGTCGGTGTTCGGAGTAACGACGGTGATCAATTTGTCCAACAAGCAGGATCTGGCTTCGGTTCGGCAACTGCAAAAGCTAATCTTCGAGAAGGCCGAAAAGTATGCAACCGAGCTTGTGCTCCAACAGTTCCGGGAAGCACTCGAAAGCGGCACCAAGACGACGGGATTGCTAGTGAACGAACGATTTATCAACATCCCCGCGGCCGTGTTTGTGCCATTGAGCGAGAACTTGCTCAAAGAAATGGAACGGGCACGCACCAAAGGCATGCCGTACAGCTTCGACTACTATCTGATGTTTGTGAAGTACTATCAGCAGGCAGGTTCAGGCGAAACACCGGCCGAAGTTATTTATAcgaacgacgaagaagagTACTTCATCAAGGAATCGTACGCGAGCTTCGATTACTCGGTGCAGAAGGAAACGACCACCGCGTTGGCTGGTCAATGGCAGAAGAAGGACGAAGAACTGCAACCATTCCGGAAGGTGCTGCTAGTAGAAGCCAGCAAGCTGCCGGACATTGTAGCCACCATCAAGAATTTGGTCGCATCCGTGaccaacaaataa
- the LOC128274963 gene encoding T-complex protein 1 subunit zeta, with the protein MASISLLNPDAEFARAAQALAVNITAAKGIQDVMKTSLGPKGTMKMLVSGAGDIKITKDGNVLLHEMQIKHPTASLIARASTAQDDVTGDGTTSIVLIIGELLKQADLYFADGLHPRIIADGYDQARLQALEILDKIACPIEVNRENLLNVARTSLRTKVHPALADLLTDVCVDAVLAIRSEDKPVDLHMVEIMEMQHKSSSDTQLVKGIVMDHGARHPDMPKRVENAYILTCNVSMEYEKSEVNSSFFYKTAEEREKFVRAERDFIEQRVQKVIELKKKVCDGTDKTFVVINQKGIDPMSLDMLAKEGIVALRRAKRRNMERLSLACGGIAMNSFDNMDESCLGYAGLVYEHVLGEEKFTFVEGCKHPLSVTILLKGPNKHSLIQIKDAIRDGLRSINNAVEDKKLVPGAGAFEVRVHNKLREYAKTVKGKTRLAIQAYADAMLVIPKVLAVNSGYDAQDTIVRLQEEGLLNEEPIGLDLSTGEPMKPVDMGIFDNYIVKKQILNSSTIIAVNILLVDEILRAGMSSLKG; encoded by the exons ATGGCTTCAATTAGTTTGTTAAATCCAGATGCTGAGTTCGCTCGCGCTGCGCAGGCATTAGCGGTTAACATCACCGCCGCAAAGGGTATTCAGGATGTGATGAAAACCAGCCTCGGGCCGAAGGGTACAATGAAAAT GCTGGTTTCTGGTGCCGGCGACATCAAGATCACTAAGGATGGAAATGTGCTGCTGCACGAGATGCAGATCAAGCATCCGACGGCTTCGTTGATTGCGCGTGCTAGTACGGCGCAAGACGATGTGACCGGAGACGGAACTACCTCGATTGTGCTGATCATCGGCGAACTGTTGAAGCAAGCGGATCTTTACTTCGCTGACGGGTTGCACCCGCGAATCATCGCTGACGGCTACGACCAGGCACGTTTGCAGGCGCTGGAAATTCTGGACAAAATTGCGTGTCCGATTGAAGTGAATCGCGAGAATCTGCTAAATGTCGCTCGCACGTCGCTGCGTACCAAGGTTCACCCGGCGCTGGCTGACCTGCTGACCGATGTTTGTGTCGATGCGGTGCTGGCCATTCGTAGCGAGGACAAGCCTGTTGATTTGCACATGGTCGAGATTATGGAGATGCAGCACAAATCGTCTTCTGACACGCAGTTGGTAAAAGGAATCGTCATGGATCATGGCGCACGCCATCCGGACATGCCGAAGCGTGTTGAAAATGCGTACATCTTAACATGCAACGTTTCGATGGAATACGAAAAGTCGGAGGTAAACTCAAGTTTCTTCTACAAGACGGCCGAAGAGCGTGAAAAGTTCGTCCGTGCCGAGCGTGACTTCATCGAGCAGCGCGTGCAGAAGGTGATTGAGCTGAAGAAGAAAGTTTGCGACGGAACCGATAAAACGTTTGTGGTGATCAACCAGAAAGGTATCGATCCGATGTCGCTCGATATGCTGGCCAAGGAAGGTATCGTCGCACTGCGCCGTGCGAAGCGCCGCAATATGGAGCGTTTATCTCTCGCCTGTGGTGGTATTGCAATGAACTCTTTCGACAACATGGATGAGTCGTGCCTTGGATACGCTGGTCTCGTGTACGAGCACGTGCTGGGCGAGGAAAAGTTTACGTTCGTTGAAGGGTGCAAACATCCGCTCTCGGTGACGATTCTGCTGAAGGGTCCCAACAAGCATTCGCTCATTCAAATCAAGGACGCCATTCGCGATGGGCTGCGTTCGATTAATAATGCAGTCGAGGACAAAAAGCTTGTCCCAGGTGCCGGTGCTTTCGAAGTACGGGTGCACAACAAGCTGCGCGAGTACGCAAAGACCGTGAAGGGCAAAACACGCCTCGCCATTCAAGCGTATGCCGACGCTATGCTTGTAATCCCGAAGGTTCTCGCAGTGAACAGTGGCTACGATGCCCAGGATACCATTGTGCGGCTGCAGGAGGAAGGATTGTTGAACGAAGAGCCAATCGGATTGGATCTTTCGACCGGCGAGCCTATGAAACCGGTGGATATGGGAATTTTTGATAACTACATCGTAAAGAAACAAATTCTCAATTCTTCCACCATCATCGCTGTCAACATCCTGCTTGTCGATGAAATTTTGCGCGCGGGCATGAGTAGCCTGAAAGGCTAA
- the LOC128274964 gene encoding CDP-diacylglycerol--inositol 3-phosphatidyltransferase: MMEVEKPRENIYMFVPNIIGYARIVLAIISFYYMPTNYVIASWCYIISVLLDALDGHAARHFNQSTKFGAMLDQLTDRCGTCGLLVTLSYFYPKYMFWFQLSMAIDVACHWFYLHTTVLQGKTSHKFIDMSGNPIMRVYYTNRAVLGLMCLFNELFYSSLYLLHFTPGPLIFGISSFKLLAIVSFPVAVVKTGISVIHGFVASCNIGVIDVAERAAQREREANKKPQ, encoded by the exons ATGATGGAGGTCGAGAAACCGAGAGAAAACATTTATATGTTCGTTCCGAACATTATCG GTTACGCACGAATTGTGCTGGCGATTATTTCCTTTTACTACATGCCGACGAACTACGTGATTGCAAGTTGGTGTTACATTATTAGCGTCCTGCTGGACGCTCTCGATGGACATGCGGCGCGGCATTTTAATCAAT cGACCAAATTCGGAGCAATGCTCGATCAGCTCACCGACCGCTGTGGTACTTGTGGGTTGCTCGTTACGCTGAGTTACTTCTATCCGAAGTACATGTTCTGGTTCCAACTGTCGATGGCAATCGATGTTGCATGCCATTGGTTTTATCTGCACAC GACCGTTTTGCAGGGCAAGACCTCCCATAAGTTCATTGACATGTCCGGTAATCCCATTATGCGTGTTTACTACACCAACCGGGCCGTGCTGGGCTTAATGTGTCTGTTCAACGAACTGTTCTATTCGTCGCTGTATTTACTACATTTTACGCCTGGTCCACTGATTTTCGGCATCTCGTCGTTCAAGCTTTTGgcaatcgtttcgtttccggtCGCAGTAGTTAAAACCGGTATCTCCGTCATACACGGCTTCGTAGCGAGTTGCAATATCGGAGTAATCGACGTGGCCGAAAGGGCTGCTCAACGGGAGCGTGAGGCAAATAAGAAGCCACAGTAA
- the LOC128270298 gene encoding uncharacterized protein LOC128270298, translating to MAKWRTRAIRNLYGQRCANRLESALDTTLRRSQQRSGSSSIIDFSDSGPQRQSLFSAAAQRSPFSGNSNGDFNEEIQQIVTDYKQKFNGPVNGPGLPFYPTAGSPNLLSAAQVEVANLRVRIPQNHQWVVVDRCQFIEHNRTLDTKLEFPDLQISGRVIMHPSGGRCDMILRLRRAGIEFRTIPLVPSGLGERSRQANVRTDSHFSEPGFISVFAHSCEGPSGIKYRINSKRRHFLNRQPTAPSHYGRDRRRSLDYVDDDLTSNDGKNDMLKLNDGDTLFLSPATFVDVDEDQRDLEPSAEQDPNSRTFFAERNPFSYSSYAGPNAYGYGPTPATPDKGWQNVETNEALDDAYSNEIDNLFSKGVRGLLTTYMQKALQPAIKETLMESMGYTLSYG from the exons ATGGCCAAAT GGCGTACTCGGGCAATCAGAAACCTGTACGGACAGCGTTGTGCAAATCGATTGGAATCGGCTCTGGACACAACCCTTCGTCGCAGCCAGCAACGATCAGGTTCCAGT TCTATCATAGATTTCTCCGACAGTGGACCCCAAAGACAATCGTTATTTAGTGCCGCAGCACAGCGATCTCCGTTTAGCGGGAACAGCAATGGTGACTTTAATGAAGAAATCCAACAGATTGTTACCGATTACAAGCAAAAGTTCAACGGACCAGTAAATGGTCCGGGATTACCCTTCTACCCAACGGCTGGTTCGCCAAACCTACTGTCCGCCGCCCAGGTCGAAGTGGCTAACTTAAGGGTGAGAATCCCTCAAAATCACCAGTGGGTCGTGGTGGACCGATGCCAATTTATCGAACATAATCGTACGCTAGACACTAAGCTAGAATTTCCGGACCTACAAATCAGTGGGAGAGTGATAATGCACCCATCGGGAGGACGGTGCGATATGATACTTCGACTGCGGCGCGCGGGCATCGAGTTTCGGACGATTCCGTTGGTGCCATCCGGTCTCGGCGAGCGCAGCCGGCAGGCCAACGTGCGTACGGACTCACACTTTTCGGAACCCGGATTCATATCGGTGTTTGCCCACAGCTGCGAAGGGCCGTCCGGTATCAAGTATCGTATCAACTCAAAGAGACGCCATTTTCTCAATCGCCAGCCAACTGCACCGTCCCACTACGGTCGCGATCGGCGAAGGTCTCTAGATTACGTCGATGACGACCTAACGAGCAACGATGGCAAGAACGACATGCTGAAGCTCAACGATGGAGACACTCTGTTTTTATCGCCTGCAACGTTCGTCGATGTGGATGAAGATCAGCGAGACCTCGAGCCATCCGCGGAGCAGGATCCAAACAGCAGAACATTCTTTGCGGAACGCAATCCCTTCTCCTACTCGTCCTACGCAGGCCCTAACGCATACGGGTACGGACCAACCCCGGCCACACCGGACAAGGGTTGGCAAAACGTAGAAACAAACGAGGCTTTGGACGATGCTTACTCGAACGAAATCGACAACCTTTTCTCCAAGGGCGTTCGGGGGCTACTAACGACGTACATGCAAAAAGCTCTCCAACCGGCCATCAAGGAAACGTTAATGGAAAGTATGGGTTACACATTATCATACGGTTAA